CCCGAGGAGCGGCTGGCCGACGCCGCGGCGCGCGTGCGCGCCCTGGCGGCCTGGACCCAGGCGCACCGGGCCAGGGGGGCTGGATCGGTGCCGGGCGCGGCAGTGCAGGAGGGGACCGCGCCCGGCGCCGACATCGGACTCGTGGCGGCCCGCAGGGCCCTGAAGGTGACCCGGGGGGAGCGGCCTCACACGCCGATGACCAGCGCTCCCTACGTGGCCTCCTTCACCCCGGTCGTGAACTTCGCGGTCGGCGACGAGACGCCCTGGGGCATCGCGGCCGAGCTGGAGCGCCTGCTGCCCGGCACGGAGACCGGCTCCTACGACGAGCCGTCCGTGGACGCCGTCCTGGCCGCCGCGGGGGAGCGGCGGATCGTCGCGGTCGTACGGGACGCCCACCGGCACCCGTGGATGACCGAGGCCCTGGACGGCCTCCTCGCCGCCCGCCCCGACACCGTCGTGGTCGAGATGGGCCTCGACGAGGCGGAGCCCCGCGGGGCCCTGCACATCGCCACGCACGGCGCGGCCCGGGTCTGCGGCCGCGCGGCGGCGGAGGCCGTGGTCGGCACCGGCACCTGAGGGCCTTCCACACGGGCCCCGGGCCCCCGGGCCCCGGGCTCCCGGGCCACGGGTTCCCGGCTCCCGGCCCCGGGCCCCAGGCCCCCGGCTCCCGGCCCCGGGCCCCCGAGCCACGAGCCCGAGCCACGAGTTACGAGCGCCGGGCTCCGGACCCCGAGCTACGAGCAAGGGCCCCGCACCCGACCAGGTGCGGGGCCCTTTCCCGTACGTCTTAGATGCCCTGCCAGGAGGGCTTGTTCGCGTAGGTGTGGCGGAAGTAGTCCGCGAGCTTCAGCTTGGAGGCGGCCGCCTCGTCCACGACGACCGTGGCGTGCGGGTGCAGCTGGAGCGCGGAGGCCGGCACGAGCGCCGCCACCGGGCCCTCGACGGTCTGTGCCACGGCCTCGGCCTTGCCCTCGCCGGTGGCGAGGAGCACCAGGTGACGGGCCTCCAGGATGGTGCCGATGCCCTGGGTGATGACGTGGTGCGGCACCTGCTCTATGTCGTTGTCAAAGAACCGGGCGTTGTCCACGCGGGTCTGCTCGGTGAGCGTCTTGATCCGGGTGCGGGAGGCGAGCGAGGAGCACGGCTCGTTGAAGCCGATGTGCCCGTCGGTGCCGATGCCGAGGATCTGCAGGTCGACGCCGCCGGCCTCGGCCAGCGCCCTGTCGTACGCCTCGCAGGCCGCCTGGACGTCCTCGGCGGAGCCGTCGGGGCCCATGAAGGCCTCCGGGGAGAGCCCGAGCGGCTCGACGACCTGGCGCAGGACGGTGGAGCGGTACGACTCCGGGTGCCCCGCGGGCAGGCCGACGTACTCGTCCAGCTGGGCGATCCGCGCCCGGGAGGCGTCCACGGCGCCGGCGGATACCTGGGCGACGAGGGCGTCGTAGATCGGGATCGGAGTCGAGCCCGTGGCCACGCCGAGCAGCGCGTCGGGCTTGCGGCGCAGGAGGTCGGCGATGCCGTCCGCGATGAGCTCGCCGCCGGCCTTGGCGTCCTTGACGATGACAACTTCCACGCTGTGCCTGCCGATCTGGGGAGGGGCTGGTGAAGGACCGTGTGGTATAGACCAATCTAGGCCCAAATCTAGCAGAGGGAAGGCCTTCTCCTCATGCCGTTCCGCCCCGCGGACGGCACCTCCTCCATCGTCGGCCGCCCCTGTCGCACCAGCCACTTGAACCCGCCCCCGGGCGCCACCCGATCCCCGCTCCCGGGCGCCCCGGACCCCGTCCCCGAACGCCCCCCGATCCCCGCTCCCGGGCGCCCCGGACCCCGTCCCCGGACGCCTCCGATCCCCGCTCCCGAACGCCCCGGTCCCCGTCCCGGCACCCCGCGTCAGGCCAGTGAGCCTCCCGTCGCGTCGATCCAGTCGCCCGTCACCCAGCGCGCGTCGTCGGAGGCCAGGAAGGCCACCACGTCCGCTATCTCCGGCGGTGTCCCGACCGCGCCCAACGCCGACAGCGCCGCGGCCCCCGCCCAGGCCTCCTCGTCCCCCCGCAGCCACTCGGCGTTGACGTCGGTGTCCACGATCCCCGGCGCCACCGAGTTGACCGTGATCCGGCGCGGGCCGAGCACCTTCGACAGATAGCGGGTGAAGACGTCGAGCGCGCCCTTCGTCATCGCGTACGCCATCAGGTCCGGCATGGCCGCCGCCCTGCTCAGACCGCTGGAGACGTTGATGATCCGGCCGCCGTCCCGCAGTCGCTCCGCGCCCAGCTGTGCCAGGAAGAAGGGCGCCTTCGTGTTGACCGCGAAGATCCGGTCGTACTCCTCGTCGTCGATCGCCGCGAACGGCCGCGACGCCCCGATCCCCGCGTTGTTCACCAGGATGTCCAGGCCGTCCGCATGGGCGTCGAAGGCCCGCCACAGCGCCGCCGCGTCCCCCGGCACCCCCAGCTCCTGGCCCAGTGCGAAGGCGGACCCGCCGGCCGCCTCGATCGCGGCGACCGTGTCCTTCGCCGCCTCCTCGTTCGTCCCGTAGTGCACCGCGACCCGCGCGCCCTCGCGGCCGAGCCGCTCGGCGATCCCCCGCCCGATGCCCCGGCTACCACCCGTGACCAGCGCCGTCTTCCCGGCCAGCTTTCCTTCGAGCACGCCCATGGAGACGCCCCCCTCGTTTCTGTAGCGGTCGTTACGTAAAGACCGTACCCCACGATTCGTAGCGAGCGCTATAGAATTCACTCCATGGTGACGAGACCGCGCGGCCGCCCCCGCTCCTTCGACCGACTCACGGCCCTGGAGCAGGCGACGATGGCCTTCTGGGAGCACGGCTACGAGACGACCTCCGTCTCCGACCTCACCCGGGTCATGGGCATCAGCGCCCCCAGTCTCTACGCGGCCTTCGGCGACAAGAAGACGCTGTTCGAGGAGGTCGTCGAGGCGTACGCGCGGTCGTACGGCGCCTATGGGGACCAGGCCCTCGCCGAGGAGGCGACGGCCCGCGACGCCGTCGGGCGCATGCTGCGCGAGGCCGCCCACGTCTTCACCGAACCGGGGCATCCGCGCGGCTGCCTGATGATCTCCGCCGCGATCAACTGCTCGACCCCCGAGGTCGAGGGGGCCCTGCGGGACCACAGGAACGCGAACCTGGCGACCGTCGAGGACCGCATCCGCCGCGACGTGGAGTCGGGCGGGCTGCCGGCCGGCACCGACCCCCGCGCGCTCGCCCGCTTCAGCGGCGCCGTCCTCCAGGGCATGTCCCAGCAGGCCCGCGACGGGGCGACGGCGGAGGAGCTGACGGCGGTGGCCGAGGCGGCGATGCGGGCCTGGCCGGCGGGGGAGTGACGCACCCGCCGGGTCGTGGAAAGCCCCCACCGGGCCGTGGAAAGCCCTCGCCCGGTCGTGGAAAGCTCTTGCTCGGTCGCGGAAGGCCCTCGCCGTGTGGCGGAAAAGCCCCCCGGAAACACCCGCGGGCTACGGCGCCCGGCGGGACCCTCAGCCCGCCTGGCACCGCAGCCCGGAGTTGCCCGGCCGGGGGTGTGCGGTCCCTCGGCCGTGTGGGAGGTCTCGGCGCAGTCAGGGCAGAGAGCGCCGGTTCCTCGTTCCATCCTCCTGTGCGGGGAGGATGGAGGCTCTGTTGCGTTCATTGTGGACTAGACCATTCTTGTCTGTCCATCCACAGGAACGCGGTCTTTCCCGGCCCATCCTCCAACACGGAGCCCGGGAGATCCAGGTTCACCGCCCCTGTAATTCCGCGGGTACGCTCGCACCGTGCCCTCCATGAACGACCTCGTCCGCCAGCACACCGCCCTGAGCGACTCCGACCTCGAGTGGCTCCACCTGCTGGTGTCGGAGTGGCAGCTGCTCTCCGACCTCTCCTTCGCCGACCTCGTGCTCTGGGTCCCGACCCTCGACGGCACGCGGTACGTCTCCGTCGCCCAGATGCGGCCCAACACCGGACCCACCTCCTACCAGGACGACATGGTCGGCCATCTGGTGCCGCGCGGTCGCCGCCCGCTGCTCGACGCCGCCCTCGACGAGGGCCGGATCGTCCGCGAGGGCGACCCGGAGTGGCGCGAGGAGGTCCCGGTGCGGGTCGAGTCCATCCCCGTGCGCCGCGAGGGCCGGGTCCTCGGCGTCATCGCCCGCAACACCAACCTGCTGACCGTCCGCACCCCCTCCCGCCTGGAGCTCACCTACCTCCAGTCGGCCTCCGACCTCGCCCAGATGATCGCCGCCGGAACGTTCCCCTTCCCCGGCGAGCAGGTCGACATGGACTCCTCGCCGCGCGCCGGCGACGGCCTCGTCCGGCTCGACGCCGAGGGCGTCGTCCAGTACGCCTCGCCGAACGCCCTCTCCGCGTACCACCGGCTCGGTCTCGCCGCCGACCTGGTCGGTCAGGACCTCGGCCAGATCACCGCCGAACTCGCCCCCTCCCGGGGCCCGGTGGACGAGGCCCTGGTCAAGCTGGCCTCCGGCTACGCGCCCCGCGAGTTCGAGGTCGAGGGCAACGGCGGGGTGATCCAGCTGCGGGCGATCCCGCTCAAGCCCAAGGGCACCCGGATCGGTTCGCTCGTCCTGCTCCGGGACGTCACCGAACTGCGTCGCCGCGAGCGCGAGTTGATCACCAAGGACGCCACCATCCGGGAGATCCATCACCGGGTGAAGAACAACCTCCAGACGGTGGCCGCCCTGCTCCGCCTCCAGGCCCGCCGGATGGACTCCGACCGCGGCCGCGAGGCCCTCAACGAGGCCGTGCGGCGCGTCGGTTCGATCGCCATCGTCCATGAGACGCTGTCCCAGAACCTGGACGAGCGGGTGCAGTTCGACGAGATCGCCGACCGGGTCATCGCGATGGTCGCCGAGATCTCCCCGGGCAAGGTCACCTGCCGGCGCAACGGCCGCTTCGGCATCCTGGACGCCGAGGTCGCCACCCCGCTCTCCATGGTCCTCACCGAGATCCTGCAGAACGCTCTCGAGCACGCCTTCACACAGGGGGAGCAGGGCACGGTCGAGGTCAGCGCCGTCCGCGGCGAGACCCGGGCGGACGCCCGGCTCCTGATCACGGTCCAGGACGACGGCCGCGGTCTGCCCGAGGGCTTCGACCCGCAGCGGGCCGGCAACCTCGGCCTGCAGATCGTACGGACCCTGGTGGAAGGGGAGTTGGGCGGTTCCTTCGACATGCTGCCGGGCGCCGAGCGCGGCACGAAGGTGGTCCTCGACATTCCCGTACGGCCGCAGAAATAAAGCGAGTTCGCAACAGAAGAGCGTTCGCAACAGAAGCGAGTTCACGGCGGAAGCGAGCTCACGGCAGAAGTGAGCTCGCCCCGGAAGTGAGCTCTCAGCGGAGCGAAGCGAGTTCACAGCAGCGAGCCCCGGACCGAAGGGAATCGGTCCGGGGCTCGAATGCTGTGGGTTACTGCTGCGCGCTGCGGCTCGGGGCGGTGATTGCGTACGCGGTGTACGCGCCGCTTGCCTCAGGCTGTGCAGGTGGCTCAGGCGCTGGCGTTACGCGCCCGGTTGCGAGCGGCACGGCGCTTCATCGCGCGGCGCTCGTCCTCGCTGAGGCCACCCCAGACGCCGGAGTCCTGGCCGGACTCGAGCGCCCACTGCAGGCACTGCTCCATGACGGGGCAGCGGCGGCAGACGGCCTTGGCTTCCTCGATCTGCAGCAGCGCAGGACCGGTGTTGCCGATGGGGAAGAACAGCTCGGGGTCTTCCTCACGACAAACGGCGTTGTGACGCCAGTCCATGGCTGCTACCTCTCTCAGTGTTTCGTGCGAGTTGCTTGTGAATGTGAACGCTTTCACGAATCCCTCCGCAAGGGAAGGGCCGACTGCCAGTTGAACTGGTGTGGTCCTGTTGCTTGGGGTGGGGTTCTGGCTCTCAGTGGAGGCCGGTCTTGCGGGCCGTCCCGATCGCCAAGAAGAGACTCCCAAACCCCAGGGGCGGATACAACCCCTTCCGGAAAGTTTTTTTTGATTCCTCGGTGTCGGCTAGGTCACAGCCGTACTTCTTAGGGGTGGATGCGCGCCTAAACGTTCGAGTGAAAGGACTTTGGGCCCTTCCACTCACACAATCACACGCAGTGCACGGCGTACGCCTGTGAACGTCACGCTCGTACGTAGTCCGAGGTGGTCTCCGTCCATCTGCAGGGGGAGGGGAACCTTCGAATGCAAGGTGAAGTCGGTCAGATCGTGCAGAGACACCGCATGCTTGCCCCGCGGGCCCCGCTCCGGGGTCGAGGTGAGCAGCTGGGTGGCGTAACGGGCCACCGCCGGGGTGGAGAGCCGGCGCAGTCCGAGGACGTCGAGCGCGGTCTCGAAGGACGCCTCCGGGGACGCGTACACCGGACGATTGCCCAGGTAGGTCCAGGGGGAGGTGTTGCAGATTATGGAGAGGACCAGGTCCTCGACCGGCTCCGCGCCGGGACGCTCCAGGGTGATCGTGCCGTGCCGGCGGTTCGGCTCCTCCAGGAACTGGCGCACCACCTGGCGCAGATAGAGGGCGTGCGTCGATCTCTTGCCGCGCTCGCGCTGCTGTTCGACCCGGCCGATGACGCTCGCGTCGAAACCGAGCCCGGCACAGAAGGTGAACCAGCGTTCGGGCACCGACTCGTCCTCCGTGCCCGGCGTCCCGGACGCGAGCCCGAGGCTCACCGTCCGTGTCCGCCGCTCACGCAGCGCGTCGAGCAGGGCGCCGGTCGCCTCCACCGCGTCGTTCGGCAGCCCGAGGGCGCGGGCGAAGACGTTGGTCGAGCCGCCGGGGACGACCGCGAGGCCCGGCAGCCGCTCCGGATCGGGCCCGTCGTGCAGCAGCCCGTTGACGACCTCGTTCACCGTGCCGTCGCCACCGAGAGCGACGACCAGATCGACATTGCCCGACTCGGCGGCCCGCCGGCCCAGGTCGCGCGCGTGCCCCCGGTACTCGGTGGTGACCGCCTCCAGCTTCATCTCGCTGGCCAGCGCGTGGATGAGCACGTCCCGGGTGCGGGCACTCGTGGTGGTGGCTGCCGGGTTGACCACGAGAAGTGCGCGCATGAGCGCCAGCGTACCTACCCGGCGGTACCGGGCGCAGTCCGGTCTGCCGGGTGGACCGGCGGACGCCCCCGTTACCCTGCCCCTATGAGCGGTACGGAGCAGACGAGTACGGAACAGGGCGGCGGTACGGAGCAGGGGCCCCGGCCCACGCGCCTCACCGGGGCGGCGGCCGTCGCCGGCATCGAGGGCCTCGGGCTCGTCGCCGGCGGTGTGTACATGCTGGTGCGCAGCCTCGCCGACGGCGGTGACCTCACGAGCGGTCTGACCCTCGCCGTGACGCTCGTCGCCCTCGGTCTCATCCCGCTCGCGGCCGCCCGCGGGCTGTGGCTGCGCCGCTCCTGGAGCCGGGGCCCGGCCGTCATCACCCAGATCCTGGCCCTGCCCATCGCCTGGCAGATGCTCCAGTCGAACGGTGTGATCCCGGCCGGCATCGTCCTGGCCGCCCTCGCCGTGACCGGCCTCGTCCTCCTCGTGAACCCGGCCACGACCGAGGCGCTCGGCATCCGGCGCCCCGGTCAGGAAGCCTGACGGATCACTCCTCCACGAGGAGCTTCTCCCTCAGCTGCGCCAGGGTGCGGGCCAGCAGCCGGGAGACGTGCATCTGAGAGATGCCCACCTCCTGCGCGATCTGCGACTGGGTCATGTTCCCGAAGAAGCGAAGCAGCAGGATCCGCTTCTCCCGGGGCGGCAGGTCCTCCAGGAGCGGCTTGAGCGACTCCCGGTACTCGACCCCCTCCAGGGCCTCGTCCTCCGCGCCCAGCGTGTCCGCCACCGCCGGCGACTCGTCGTCGGTGTCCGGGACGTCCAGGGAGAGAGTCGAGTAGGCGTTGGCCGATTCCAGACCCTCCAGGACCTCCTCCTCGGAGATCCCGAGCCGCTCCGCCAGCTCGTGCACCGTCGGCGAGCGGCCGTGCTGCTGCGAGAGCTCCGCCGTCGCCGTGGTCAGCGAGAGCCGCAGCTCCTGGAGCCGGCGCGGCACCCGGACCGCCCACCCCTTGTCACGGAAGTGACGCTTGATCTCGCCGACGACCGTCGGCGTCGCGTACGTGGAGAACTCCACCCCGCGCTCCGGGTCGAACCGGTCGACCGACTTGATCAGGCCGATCGTCGCCACCTGCGTCAGGTCGTCCAGCGGCTCGCCGCGGTTGCGGAAGCGCCGGGCCAGGTGCTCCACCAGCGGCAGGTGCATGCGCACCAGACGGTTGCGCAGCTCGGCCTTCTCCGGGGAGCCCTCGGGCAGCTCGCGCAGCTGGACGAAGAGGGCGCGGGCGCCGCTCCGGTCGTGCGGGTCCGGGACGGCGGGGGCGTCCGGGCCCTCGTCGTCCTCGTCACCGTCGTCGGCCTTCTCCACGGCCTCGGCCACGTCGGCTGCCTCGGCCACGTCGGCCGTCCCGGCCTCGTCGGAGGTCCGCGCCTCGGGAGCCTCGGGGGAGCCCTCGGAACTCGCGGGGGCCTCGGAGACCCCTGCTGTCTCGGGAACCTCGTGGTGCTGCTCGTGCTCGCTCATCTGGTCCGCCTGCTCCGTAGCGACCCTGTTCGGCCGCGCCTGCTGCTCAGGGATGCCGGCCGTCGCGTCCCCGCTCCTCACGCCGGGCCTGGCCCCGCGCCGCGCTGTTTGTACAGGCTGATGGAGACCGTACGGTCATCGGCCACCGACGACTCCACCTTCCCGGCCAGCGCCGACAGCACGGTCCACGCGAAGGTGTCCCGCTCGGGCGCCCTCCCGTCGGTCGTCGGGGCGGAGACCGTCACGTCGAGGGAGTCGTCGATCAGCCGGAAGACACAGCTGAGGACGGATCCCGGCACGGCCTGCTGGAGCAGGATGGCGCAGGCCTCGTCGACCGCGATCCGCAAGTCCTCGATCTCGTCGAGGGTGAAGTCCAAGCGCGCCGCGAGGCCGGCCGTGGCCGTACGCAGCACGGACAGATAGGCACCCGCAGCGGGCAGCCGGACTTCCACGAAGTCCTGGGTCCCGGGCTCGCCTGCGATCTGGGACACCCTCACCTCCAAGGTGGCACAAGCTCATTCGGGGCTCGGGGGGAGAGCCCCCGAACCGGGCGGGTACGCAGGGAGCCTGCGCGGTCCGCCGTGACGCTATCGCGATCCATCCTGCCGTGTCGCCGGGAGCCCTGGAGACCAGGTGATCCCTCGCTCCCGTCCTCGGCAGCCGCGGAGAACCCGCGGAGGGGTGACGTACCCAGCGTCCGGGCCGTCGAACCGTCCGTGACCGAGCCGACCGCGGAGCGGCATATCAGCCATCAGACGATCGAACCGTCGACGAAGCACCAGCGCCAGGACTCGCCCGGCTCGAAGGTCCGCATGACCGGATGCCCGGTCGAGGAGAAGTGCCCCGTCGCGTGCCGCCCCGCCGAGGAGTCGCAGCAGCCCACGTGCCCGCAGCTCAGACAGAGCCGCAGCTGGACGGGGTGCGTGCCGTCCGCCAGGCACTCGGGGCAGGTGTCGGCGAGCGGCGCCGGTTCGGGGCGCGGCATTTCGGCTACGTGCGGGCACTCACTCATGATGGCCAGGTTACGTTGCGGCACGGGACGGGGTCGGGAGCATGGACGCACTGCAACTGGTGGCACTGGTGGCGGCGAGCGCCGCCGTGGCGGGGTTCGCCCGCAGGACCCCGGTGCCGGCGCCGCTGCTCCTCGTCGCCGTCGGCCTCACCGCCGCGTACCTCCCGGGGGTCCCCGACTACACCCTCGATCCGCACATCGTGCTGCCGCTGATCCTGCCCCCGCTCCTCTACACGGCCGCCGTCGACTCCTCGTACCTCGACCTGCGGGCCAACATCAGGCCCGTCGCGCTGCTCTCCGTCGGGTACGTCCTCTTCGCCACCGTGGCCGTGGGCTGGCTCGCGTACGTCCTCGTGCCTGACCTGCCGCTCACCGCCGCGCTCGTGCTCGGCGCCGTGGTCGCCCCGCCGGACGCGGTCGCCGCCACCGCCATCGCCCGCAGGCTCGGCCTGCCGCACCGGATCACCACGATCCTCCAGGGCGAGTCCCTCGTGAACGACGCCACCGCGATCACCGCGTACAAGGTCGCCCTCGCGGCCGCCGTCGGCGAGGGCGTCAGCTGGGCCGGCGGCCTGTGGGAGTTCGCCCTCGCCGCGGTCGGCGGCATCGGCGTCGGCCTGGTCCTGATGGTCCCGATCCACTGGCTCCGCACCCATCTGCGCGAGGCCCTGCTCCAGAACACCCTCTCCCTGCTCATCCCGTTCATCGCGTACGCCGCCGCCGAGGAGGTCGGCGCCTCCGGAGTCCTCGCGGTCGTCGTGGTCGGCCTCTTCCTCGGCCACAAGGCCTGGAAGGTCGACTTCGCGACGCGGCTCCAGGAGGAGGCCGTCTGGAAGATGGTCGCCTTCGTCCTGGAGTCCTCCGTCTTCGCCCTGATCGGCCTCCAGCTGCCGTACGTCGTCAAGGGACTCGGCCGGTACGGCATGGGGGAGGCGGCCTGGTACGCGGCCGGGGT
The DNA window shown above is from Streptomyces vietnamensis and carries:
- the nagB gene encoding glucosamine-6-phosphate deaminase, encoding MEVVIVKDAKAGGELIADGIADLLRRKPDALLGVATGSTPIPIYDALVAQVSAGAVDASRARIAQLDEYVGLPAGHPESYRSTVLRQVVEPLGLSPEAFMGPDGSAEDVQAACEAYDRALAEAGGVDLQILGIGTDGHIGFNEPCSSLASRTRIKTLTEQTRVDNARFFDNDIEQVPHHVITQGIGTILEARHLVLLATGEGKAEAVAQTVEGPVAALVPASALQLHPHATVVVDEAAASKLKLADYFRHTYANKPSWQGI
- a CDS encoding SDR family oxidoreductase — its product is MGVLEGKLAGKTALVTGGSRGIGRGIAERLGREGARVAVHYGTNEEAAKDTVAAIEAAGGSAFALGQELGVPGDAAALWRAFDAHADGLDILVNNAGIGASRPFAAIDDEEYDRIFAVNTKAPFFLAQLGAERLRDGGRIINVSSGLSRAAAMPDLMAYAMTKGALDVFTRYLSKVLGPRRITVNSVAPGIVDTDVNAEWLRGDEEAWAGAAALSALGAVGTPPEIADVVAFLASDDARWVTGDWIDATGGSLA
- a CDS encoding TetR/AcrR family transcriptional regulator gives rise to the protein MVTRPRGRPRSFDRLTALEQATMAFWEHGYETTSVSDLTRVMGISAPSLYAAFGDKKTLFEEVVEAYARSYGAYGDQALAEEATARDAVGRMLREAAHVFTEPGHPRGCLMISAAINCSTPEVEGALRDHRNANLATVEDRIRRDVESGGLPAGTDPRALARFSGAVLQGMSQQARDGATAEELTAVAEAAMRAWPAGE
- a CDS encoding sensor histidine kinase, whose amino-acid sequence is MNDLVRQHTALSDSDLEWLHLLVSEWQLLSDLSFADLVLWVPTLDGTRYVSVAQMRPNTGPTSYQDDMVGHLVPRGRRPLLDAALDEGRIVREGDPEWREEVPVRVESIPVRREGRVLGVIARNTNLLTVRTPSRLELTYLQSASDLAQMIAAGTFPFPGEQVDMDSSPRAGDGLVRLDAEGVVQYASPNALSAYHRLGLAADLVGQDLGQITAELAPSRGPVDEALVKLASGYAPREFEVEGNGGVIQLRAIPLKPKGTRIGSLVLLRDVTELRRRERELITKDATIREIHHRVKNNLQTVAALLRLQARRMDSDRGREALNEAVRRVGSIAIVHETLSQNLDERVQFDEIADRVIAMVAEISPGKVTCRRNGRFGILDAEVATPLSMVLTEILQNALEHAFTQGEQGTVEVSAVRGETRADARLLITVQDDGRGLPEGFDPQRAGNLGLQIVRTLVEGELGGSFDMLPGAERGTKVVLDIPVRPQK
- a CDS encoding WhiB family transcriptional regulator; translated protein: MDWRHNAVCREEDPELFFPIGNTGPALLQIEEAKAVCRRCPVMEQCLQWALESGQDSGVWGGLSEDERRAMKRRAARNRARNASA
- a CDS encoding diacylglycerol/lipid kinase family protein, with the protein product MRALLVVNPAATTTSARTRDVLIHALASEMKLEAVTTEYRGHARDLGRRAAESGNVDLVVALGGDGTVNEVVNGLLHDGPDPERLPGLAVVPGGSTNVFARALGLPNDAVEATGALLDALRERRTRTVSLGLASGTPGTEDESVPERWFTFCAGLGFDASVIGRVEQQRERGKRSTHALYLRQVVRQFLEEPNRRHGTITLERPGAEPVEDLVLSIICNTSPWTYLGNRPVYASPEASFETALDVLGLRRLSTPAVARYATQLLTSTPERGPRGKHAVSLHDLTDFTLHSKVPLPLQMDGDHLGLRTSVTFTGVRRALRVIV
- a CDS encoding membrane protein — its product is MSGTEQTSTEQGGGTEQGPRPTRLTGAAAVAGIEGLGLVAGGVYMLVRSLADGGDLTSGLTLAVTLVALGLIPLAAARGLWLRRSWSRGPAVITQILALPIAWQMLQSNGVIPAGIVLAALAVTGLVLLVNPATTEALGIRRPGQEA
- a CDS encoding RNA polymerase sigma factor SigF, whose amino-acid sequence is MRSGDATAGIPEQQARPNRVATEQADQMSEHEQHHEVPETAGVSEAPASSEGSPEAPEARTSDEAGTADVAEAADVAEAVEKADDGDEDDEGPDAPAVPDPHDRSGARALFVQLRELPEGSPEKAELRNRLVRMHLPLVEHLARRFRNRGEPLDDLTQVATIGLIKSVDRFDPERGVEFSTYATPTVVGEIKRHFRDKGWAVRVPRRLQELRLSLTTATAELSQQHGRSPTVHELAERLGISEEEVLEGLESANAYSTLSLDVPDTDDESPAVADTLGAEDEALEGVEYRESLKPLLEDLPPREKRILLLRFFGNMTQSQIAQEVGISQMHVSRLLARTLAQLREKLLVEE
- a CDS encoding anti-sigma regulatory factor translates to MSQIAGEPGTQDFVEVRLPAAGAYLSVLRTATAGLAARLDFTLDEIEDLRIAVDEACAILLQQAVPGSVLSCVFRLIDDSLDVTVSAPTTDGRAPERDTFAWTVLSALAGKVESSVADDRTVSISLYKQRGAGPGPA
- a CDS encoding UBP-type zinc finger domain-containing protein; the encoded protein is MSECPHVAEMPRPEPAPLADTCPECLADGTHPVQLRLCLSCGHVGCCDSSAGRHATGHFSSTGHPVMRTFEPGESWRWCFVDGSIV
- a CDS encoding Na+/H+ antiporter, which translates into the protein MDALQLVALVAASAAVAGFARRTPVPAPLLLVAVGLTAAYLPGVPDYTLDPHIVLPLILPPLLYTAAVDSSYLDLRANIRPVALLSVGYVLFATVAVGWLAYVLVPDLPLTAALVLGAVVAPPDAVAATAIARRLGLPHRITTILQGESLVNDATAITAYKVALAAAVGEGVSWAGGLWEFALAAVGGIGVGLVLMVPIHWLRTHLREALLQNTLSLLIPFIAYAAAEEVGASGVLAVVVVGLFLGHKAWKVDFATRLQEEAVWKMVAFVLESSVFALIGLQLPYVVKGLGRYGMGEAAWYAAGVFVAVVVVRFVWVYPATFLPRWMSSGIREREPEVDWRAPLVVGWAGMRGVVSLAIAFSIPVVTDGVEFPARNLVLFLTFTTVIGTLVVQGLTLPPLIRLLKLPGRDRYAETLAEAQAQSEASRAAEERLDVLLADERNALPKPLADRLRTVMERRRNSVWERLGAVNEITGETVDDTYRRLSREMIDAERAVFVQLRDARRIDDEMMRTLLRRLDLEEAAAYRETDD